Proteins found in one Dehalococcoidia bacterium genomic segment:
- the ispD gene encoding 2-C-methyl-D-erythritol 4-phosphate cytidylyltransferase, with protein MEKIGTIVAAAGTGRRMGGADKIFASLAGKPLLAYTVDVFQRCPVIDQIVIVLPKDRLDLGWQLAKRYQWSKVTDICPGGSRRQDSVKEGLQRLADCQWIVIHDGARPCLSQELIEKGLKEARQSGAAVPALPVTDTIKVVSTDSFVVETPLRQRLWSVQTPQVFRCDIINEAYRKVRGDVTDDAALVENLGYKVKVYPGSDTNIKVTKPEDLYLAEAIIRTQS; from the coding sequence ATGGAAAAGATTGGTACCATCGTGGCTGCCGCTGGCACAGGCAGGCGAATGGGTGGGGCTGACAAGATATTCGCCAGCTTAGCCGGTAAGCCTCTCCTGGCCTACACTGTCGATGTGTTCCAGAGGTGTCCCGTAATTGACCAGATAGTCATTGTGTTGCCAAAAGACAGGCTGGATCTGGGGTGGCAACTTGCTAAGAGGTATCAGTGGTCCAAGGTGACAGATATATGTCCAGGCGGGTCACGGCGGCAGGATTCGGTAAAGGAGGGTCTGCAGAGGCTAGCTGACTGCCAGTGGATAGTGATACACGACGGGGCTCGCCCCTGCCTTAGCCAGGAACTGATTGAGAAAGGGCTTAAAGAGGCCCGTCAGAGTGGAGCTGCCGTCCCCGCCCTGCCGGTTACCGATACTATCAAAGTTGTTTCCACAGACTCCTTCGTTGTGGAAACGCCGCTTCGTCAGCGTCTGTGGTCGGTGCAGACGCCTCAGGTATTTCGATGCGATATAATAAATGAGGCCTACCGAAAGGTTCGTGGCGATGTAACCGACGATGCCGCCTTGGTGGAGAACCTGGGGTATAAAGTCAAGGTCTATCCGGGCTCTGACACTAACATCAAGGTGACTAAGCCTGAGGACCTTTACCTAGCTGAGGCTATTATCAGGACGCAAAGCTAG
- the ispF gene encoding 2-C-methyl-D-erythritol 2,4-cyclodiphosphate synthase, translating into MRVGIGYDVHPLVAGRPLVLGGVTVTFGSGLQGHSDADVLTHAIIDALLGAISLRDIGTHFPDADPQYKDISSMTLLNRVGEMLHDRGFKIENIDATILCEQPRLANHIDEMRRNICTAVAIDIEQVSVKATTSAGLGFLGESRGIATHAVALVERK; encoded by the coding sequence ATGCGCGTTGGAATCGGCTATGATGTTCATCCCCTGGTCGCAGGGCGCCCCCTGGTGCTCGGCGGCGTGACTGTGACCTTCGGTAGCGGCCTCCAGGGTCATAGCGATGCCGATGTGCTAACTCATGCCATCATCGATGCCCTCCTCGGCGCTATCTCTTTAAGGGATATCGGCACCCATTTCCCCGATGCCGACCCCCAGTATAAAGATATATCCAGCATGACCCTCCTGAATCGTGTCGGCGAAATGCTACATGATAGAGGCTTCAAGATCGAAAACATAGATGCCACCATCCTTTGTGAGCAGCCCCGTCTAGCAAATCACATCGACGAAATGCGCCGAAACATCTGCACAGCCGTTGCCATAGATATAGAACAGGTCTCGGTGAAGGCAACTACCTCAGCGGGGCTGGGCTTTCTGGGAGAAAGCAGGGGAATTGCCACACATGCGGTTGCCCTGGTTGAGAGAAAATGA
- a CDS encoding FHA domain-containing protein, whose protein sequence is MEIRCGNELRKQALTQLPVSIGRATDNDVLLSDEMVSRHHARLEQMEGVLYITDLGSLNSTQVNSETIEPNVPYPLKDGDAISIGSFIMTLHLTPEASCIDKMLVETPHEAELQVPDLAGRDILTIGRGTDNDFIIAHPMVSWSHARITRRRPDGDHVIEDLGSTNGTFVNGERVVRSRQLHRDDIIYIGPYKVVYIPEALKAVDESGNLRLDALRLNRFVGKGKNLLKDITLAIQPREFIAIVGVSGAGKSTLLDALSGFRPASEGQVLVNNNNLYSNFDVYRTQLGYVPQKNIIHMELTVYEALDYSARLRLPADTAPAERNQRVSDVLDALSLTECKDRVIRRLSGGEQRRVSIGAELLAQPGLLFLDEATSGLDPGSERQMMYLLRDVADQGHTVVLVTHATRNVLLCDQVVFLAKGGCLAYYGPPQEALSYFGVNDFDDIYDKLQRERTPEAWAEQYHQSEQYQKFIVARLPHKYGAALQLPTPPPIASPGATLKHVSARRQFVILSRRNMNILRRDKASAMLMLLIAPLIGLLFFAFWSRGIFEPDGGDAMRVVIVLFNVSVICFLVGGLVSMREIVKESDIYHRERIVTLKIVPYVLSKVWVAGIIALYSAGIFILFMKLAGGWPSLGQVVAVYVTLTLSLVGGMMTGLFISAVSPNPNVSPLLLLLIMVPQIIFGGVMPIKYFGGVGEAIGYATTTKWTFESMVTISGMGECVADDICSQEKCSGFNILTECDFPGVRPDVEPVDEQEAQEAIFQAESTIDNMDENWGQAFDVNVVAHWGVLLAIIAAMLGLVIASLRLKDRR, encoded by the coding sequence TTGGAAATCCGCTGCGGCAATGAGCTTCGTAAACAGGCCCTAACCCAACTGCCAGTCTCCATTGGGCGTGCCACGGACAATGATGTATTGCTCAGCGATGAGATGGTTTCGCGTCACCACGCGAGGCTTGAGCAGATGGAAGGTGTCCTATATATCACGGACCTGGGCAGCCTCAACAGCACACAGGTCAACAGCGAGACAATTGAGCCGAACGTGCCGTATCCTCTCAAAGACGGTGACGCTATCAGCATCGGCAGCTTTATAATGACGCTCCATTTGACCCCCGAAGCAAGCTGCATAGATAAGATGCTGGTGGAAACGCCACATGAAGCAGAGCTACAGGTACCCGATCTGGCAGGACGTGACATCCTGACCATAGGGCGAGGTACGGACAATGACTTTATAATAGCTCACCCCATGGTCTCGTGGAGTCATGCCCGTATCACCCGGCGCAGACCTGACGGAGATCATGTAATTGAAGACCTTGGTTCAACTAATGGCACGTTTGTCAATGGCGAGCGTGTGGTTCGGTCTCGCCAGCTACACCGCGACGATATAATCTACATTGGCCCATATAAAGTTGTCTATATACCGGAGGCGCTTAAAGCGGTAGATGAATCGGGTAATCTGCGCTTGGACGCATTGCGTCTTAACAGGTTCGTTGGCAAGGGCAAGAATCTATTGAAAGATATAACACTCGCTATCCAACCCCGGGAGTTTATCGCAATCGTCGGTGTTAGTGGCGCTGGCAAGTCCACACTGCTCGATGCCCTCAGCGGTTTTCGCCCTGCCAGCGAGGGTCAGGTCTTAGTGAATAACAACAACCTGTATTCCAACTTTGATGTCTACCGCACTCAACTTGGATATGTTCCTCAGAAGAATATAATTCACATGGAGCTAACAGTCTATGAGGCATTGGACTACTCGGCACGGCTTCGGCTCCCTGCCGACACGGCTCCTGCCGAGCGCAATCAGCGCGTTAGCGATGTATTGGATGCGCTTAGTCTAACCGAATGCAAAGACCGCGTTATCCGTCGTCTTAGTGGTGGAGAGCAAAGGCGAGTCTCTATCGGGGCCGAATTGCTGGCTCAGCCAGGGCTACTCTTCCTCGATGAAGCCACCTCGGGCCTCGATCCTGGAAGCGAACGTCAGATGATGTATCTCTTGCGAGACGTCGCCGACCAAGGCCATACGGTCGTACTTGTTACTCATGCTACCAGGAACGTTCTGCTATGTGACCAGGTCGTCTTTCTTGCTAAAGGCGGCTGTCTCGCTTACTACGGACCTCCACAGGAGGCGTTGAGTTATTTTGGTGTCAATGATTTCGACGACATTTACGACAAACTTCAAAGGGAACGAACACCCGAAGCCTGGGCGGAGCAGTATCACCAATCTGAACAGTATCAGAAATTCATCGTCGCACGCTTGCCCCATAAATACGGTGCAGCACTCCAATTGCCAACTCCTCCACCAATCGCTAGCCCAGGAGCGACATTGAAGCACGTCTCCGCTCGGCGTCAGTTCGTCATCCTGTCGCGCCGCAATATGAACATATTGAGACGAGATAAAGCTAGCGCAATGCTAATGCTGTTGATAGCTCCCCTCATCGGCTTGCTCTTCTTCGCTTTCTGGAGCCGGGGCATCTTCGAACCGGACGGTGGTGATGCTATGAGGGTTGTAATTGTCCTGTTTAATGTCTCCGTGATCTGCTTTCTGGTTGGCGGCCTCGTCTCGATGCGTGAGATTGTCAAAGAATCGGATATCTACCACCGAGAGCGCATAGTGACGCTCAAGATAGTGCCGTATGTACTTTCCAAAGTCTGGGTTGCTGGGATAATTGCATTATATTCGGCCGGGATTTTTATCCTGTTTATGAAATTGGCTGGCGGTTGGCCCTCCCTCGGTCAAGTGGTGGCGGTCTATGTAACATTGACGTTATCACTTGTTGGGGGCATGATGACAGGCTTATTTATTTCTGCGGTGTCACCAAACCCGAATGTGTCTCCGTTACTTCTTTTACTCATTATGGTGCCACAGATAATATTTGGCGGTGTAATGCCTATTAAGTACTTCGGTGGTGTAGGAGAGGCAATTGGTTATGCAACTACAACGAAATGGACCTTTGAATCCATGGTGACCATCAGTGGCATGGGAGAATGTGTGGCTGATGATATATGCAGCCAAGAAAAGTGTTCCGGGTTCAACATATTAACCGAGTGTGATTTCCCGGGCGTACGTCCTGATGTTGAGCCAGTGGATGAGCAAGAGGCTCAAGAGGCTATTTTTCAAGCCGAAAGCACAATAGATAATATGGATGAAAACTGGGGCCAAGCATTCGATGTAAATGTGGTTGCTCACTGGGGTGTACTCTTGGCTATCATAGCTGCCATGCTTGGATTGGTGATAGCATCGCTGAGGTTGAAAGATCGCAGATAA
- a CDS encoding SAM-dependent chlorinase/fluorinase: protein MAIITLTTDFGNDDPYVAAMKGVILDLNPEVTIVDICHNIKPQNVAQAAYILSTTYHYFTRGTVHIAVVDPGVGTERQAVLLITHQAFFLGPDNGVLSYIVEESLPEIEAIALTNPRFWLSPLSNTFHGRDIFAPVSAHLSLGVSPYEFGDLIPSIAAFTIPRPQIGKDGVLIGRVIHIDRFGNLISDIKREDLPRGRIFIEVGGHIIDDLSSSYEEEEELLAIMGSGERLEVSLRNGSAARFLRAKIGDEVKVGATKTSLKGRLSLE, encoded by the coding sequence GTGGCTATCATTACACTGACCACCGACTTTGGTAACGATGATCCCTATGTAGCAGCTATGAAAGGGGTGATACTTGACCTCAATCCCGAGGTTACAATAGTCGACATCTGTCATAACATCAAGCCCCAGAACGTTGCTCAGGCCGCCTATATTTTGAGCACAACCTATCACTACTTCACCAGGGGCACAGTTCATATTGCGGTAGTTGACCCCGGGGTAGGTACGGAGCGGCAGGCAGTACTACTCATTACTCACCAAGCATTCTTCCTTGGCCCCGACAACGGCGTGCTAAGCTATATTGTGGAGGAATCCCTCCCCGAGATTGAAGCGATTGCCTTAACCAATCCTCGCTTCTGGCTCTCACCGCTAAGTAACACCTTTCACGGTCGCGATATATTCGCCCCTGTTTCTGCCCATCTCTCCCTAGGAGTATCTCCCTACGAGTTTGGTGACCTGATTCCATCCATCGCTGCCTTCACCATACCCCGTCCTCAAATTGGAAAGGACGGGGTGCTTATTGGTAGGGTTATTCATATCGATCGCTTTGGTAATCTAATCAGCGATATTAAGCGTGAGGACCTACCCAGGGGCAGGATCTTCATAGAGGTTGGCGGCCATATAATAGATGACCTGAGCTCCTCCTATGAGGAGGAGGAAGAGCTCCTGGCGATCATGGGCTCAGGCGAGCGGCTAGAGGTATCGTTGCGGAATGGTAGTGCTGCCAGGTTTCTGAGGGCTAAGATTGGAGATGAGGTGAAGGTGGGAGCTACTAAAACGTCGCTGAAAGGGAGACTTAGCTTAGAGTAG
- a CDS encoding serine/threonine-protein kinase, whose product MKKLDEIVQEFRIFGEKILRLKQLESELNAMKTESYEAEVESIRAKLKKPQAVEEVARELDSLKRNIESKDVEGGMTLAAPLKTADRPPKPELGGEISEKYEILDLIGFGGFADVYRTRRKEDGRIVAIKVPRLAQFETVEPGAFLEEARLWSRLSHPNIVEVIEYGTKPYPWIAVEYMEGGSLRLRIGHLKLEESLDIALKICDALYYTHHLGIIHRDIKPENILSDKENNPKLADWGLGKMMIDLSMRSGSTGTPYYSSPEQVSPAKFGDVGWWTDIYQCGAVLYEMVTGRLPFQGQSTLELAISITDSEVVKPSEVNPELPAELDDIIAQCLAKDRGERYKDISMMKAALENIKRSLV is encoded by the coding sequence ATGAAAAAATTGGATGAGATAGTACAAGAGTTTAGAATCTTTGGGGAGAAGATTCTAAGATTAAAGCAGCTAGAGAGCGAATTGAACGCCATGAAAACGGAGAGCTACGAGGCGGAGGTGGAGTCTATCAGGGCCAAACTGAAGAAGCCTCAGGCCGTGGAGGAAGTGGCAAGAGAACTGGATTCTCTGAAGAGAAATATAGAGTCCAAGGATGTCGAGGGGGGGATGACACTGGCTGCACCGTTAAAAACGGCAGACCGGCCGCCGAAACCTGAACTTGGTGGAGAGATATCAGAGAAATATGAAATTCTGGATTTAATTGGATTTGGAGGGTTTGCAGACGTTTATAGAACCCGGAGGAAAGAGGATGGACGAATAGTTGCCATAAAGGTCCCCAGGCTCGCTCAGTTTGAAACGGTAGAGCCCGGAGCATTTTTGGAAGAAGCCAGGTTATGGTCACGGTTAAGTCACCCCAATATTGTAGAGGTTATCGAATACGGGACAAAGCCCTATCCGTGGATAGCAGTGGAATACATGGAAGGAGGCTCACTGCGATTGAGGATAGGACATCTAAAATTAGAGGAATCTCTCGATATAGCTCTGAAAATATGTGATGCTCTTTACTATACACACCATCTTGGGATTATTCATAGAGATATAAAACCAGAAAACATCCTCTCCGATAAGGAAAATAACCCGAAGCTGGCAGACTGGGGTCTGGGGAAGATGATGATAGACCTGTCAATGAGGTCGGGTTCCACAGGGACCCCGTACTATTCAAGCCCGGAGCAGGTAAGTCCAGCAAAATTCGGCGATGTTGGATGGTGGACAGATATCTACCAGTGCGGGGCTGTGCTATATGAAATGGTCACGGGGCGTCTCCCATTTCAGGGACAGAGTACTTTGGAACTAGCAATAAGTATAACGGACAGCGAGGTGGTAAAACCAAGCGAGGTCAATCCTGAATTGCCCGCGGAGCTTGACGATATCATTGCGCAATGCCTGGCAAAGGATAGGGGGGAGCGCTATAAGGATATCTCCATGATGAAGGCGGCGCTCGAGAATATAAAAAGGTCTTTGGTGTGA
- a CDS encoding FHA domain-containing protein, producing the protein MSYLIAKSDDGRDIAVPLREPLEIGRSDKDFTVVVRTRGDTVSLGVTDATVSKTHARIYPESGKLMLMDLGSKNGTLLNNNPLPGAQPGRESKPVEIGENSNIKFGYNTIVRIALGEKTITPEEWGKIQRSSP; encoded by the coding sequence GTGAGCTATCTGATAGCCAAGAGTGATGATGGTCGGGACATAGCGGTTCCTCTAAGAGAACCGCTGGAGATAGGTCGTAGTGATAAGGATTTTACAGTGGTGGTAAGGACGAGGGGCGATACAGTCTCTTTGGGCGTCACTGATGCTACCGTTTCTAAAACCCACGCCCGCATTTATCCGGAATCGGGGAAGCTAATGCTTATGGACCTAGGCAGCAAGAATGGGACTCTGCTGAACAATAATCCTTTGCCCGGAGCGCAACCTGGAAGAGAGAGTAAGCCGGTTGAGATCGGAGAGAATTCCAATATTAAGTTTGGATATAATACTATAGTACGGATAGCATTGGGAGAGAAGACCATTACACCGGAGGAATGGGGTAAAATTCAAAGAAGCTCACCCTAG
- the cysS gene encoding cysteine--tRNA ligase, with protein sequence MRIYNTLSGRKEEFTPGGDPIKIYVCGVTPYSECHIGHAMSYIIFDVIRRYLEFRGYRVRYVQNFTDVDDKIIARASQSGLSTQELAQKFIEQYHSDMDALNVKRADDYPRATEEIPKIIEVVSGLIESGHAYQSGNDVYFRLSSFPQYGKLSHRSLSEMMTGTSCDEKSNKEHAMDFALWKAAKPGEPQWESPWGQGRPGWHIECSAMSLKYLGETLDIHGGGQDLVFPHHENEIAQSEAFTGVSPFARYWMHNGLMQLGEEKMSKSLGNLITVKEALERYSADAIRLFVLSSHYRSPLTYTEDGLEAAHRGSVRLRLAAHRESGDGPPVPQAATCRQRFTQAMDDDFNTAQAIAALFDLASEINRAADEGHSIEKAQRELIELAGVMGLTFKGYRFSVDINAVVELAGQIGITLKKDATDDECIQQIVDKRQEKRLRREWADADEIRDRLAKLGVIQEDTPQGTVWRYKR encoded by the coding sequence ATGAGAATCTATAACACCCTCTCTGGTCGAAAAGAGGAATTTACCCCGGGGGGCGACCCGATAAAGATATACGTCTGCGGGGTTACCCCCTATAGCGAGTGCCACATCGGGCACGCTATGAGCTATATCATCTTCGATGTAATAAGGCGTTATCTTGAGTTTCGCGGATACCGGGTGAGATACGTTCAGAACTTTACCGATGTCGATGACAAGATTATCGCCCGCGCCAGTCAATCAGGTCTTTCCACCCAGGAGCTGGCCCAGAAGTTTATCGAGCAGTACCACTCAGACATGGATGCCCTTAATGTAAAAAGGGCCGATGACTACCCCAGGGCTACTGAGGAAATCCCCAAGATCATCGAGGTCGTCTCCGGCCTTATTGAAAGCGGACACGCCTATCAATCAGGGAATGATGTCTATTTCCGGTTGAGTAGCTTTCCCCAGTACGGAAAGCTGAGCCACCGAAGCCTGAGCGAGATGATGACGGGCACCAGTTGCGATGAAAAAAGCAATAAAGAGCATGCGATGGACTTCGCACTATGGAAGGCGGCCAAGCCCGGTGAGCCTCAGTGGGAGAGCCCCTGGGGCCAGGGGAGGCCCGGCTGGCACATCGAGTGCAGCGCCATGTCCCTAAAATACCTGGGTGAGACACTTGATATTCATGGCGGAGGGCAGGACCTAGTATTCCCCCACCACGAGAACGAGATCGCCCAGTCAGAAGCCTTCACTGGCGTTAGCCCATTTGCTCGGTACTGGATGCACAACGGGCTGATGCAGCTCGGTGAGGAGAAGATGAGCAAATCACTGGGCAATCTTATTACGGTTAAAGAGGCACTGGAGCGCTATAGCGCCGATGCCATCAGGCTCTTTGTCCTAAGCTCCCACTACCGAAGCCCCCTTACCTATACCGAGGATGGGTTAGAAGCTGCTCATAGAGGGTCAGTGAGGCTCCGCCTTGCAGCGCATCGCGAGAGCGGCGATGGTCCACCAGTGCCCCAGGCTGCGACTTGCCGCCAGCGCTTCACCCAGGCCATGGACGATGATTTCAATACCGCCCAGGCCATCGCCGCCCTATTCGACCTTGCCTCAGAGATCAACCGGGCAGCGGATGAAGGGCATTCTATTGAAAAAGCACAGCGAGAGCTAATAGAGCTGGCTGGAGTAATGGGTCTGACGTTCAAGGGATACCGCTTCAGTGTTGATATCAATGCAGTGGTAGAATTAGCAGGTCAGATCGGTATTACCCTGAAAAAGGATGCAACAGATGATGAATGCATCCAGCAGATAGTCGATAAACGGCAGGAGAAACGGTTGAGGCGAGAGTGGGCAGATGCCGATGAGATTCGCGACAGGCTGGCAAAGCTGGGGGTAATCCAGGAAGACACCCCTCAAGGCACAGTATGGCGCTACAAGAGATAA
- a CDS encoding YbjQ family protein — protein sequence MIIVTSDHIEGNKIVKTLGMVKGSTIRARHIGRDITAGLRSIVGGEISEYTKLMAEAREQAIQRMVEQAEEMGANAILDTRFVTSMVMSGASELLVYGTAVVVE from the coding sequence TTGATAATAGTAACCTCGGACCACATAGAGGGTAATAAGATAGTGAAGACCCTGGGTATGGTCAAGGGCAGCACTATCAGGGCCCGGCATATTGGAAGGGATATCACCGCAGGACTGCGCAGCATCGTTGGCGGGGAGATCTCCGAATATACTAAGCTCATGGCTGAGGCCAGAGAGCAGGCCATCCAGAGAATGGTCGAGCAGGCGGAGGAGATGGGAGCCAATGCAATCCTTGATACCAGATTCGTCACCTCGATGGTGATGAGCGGCGCGTCCGAACTCCTGGTCTATGGAACAGCGGTGGTGGTGGAGTAA
- a CDS encoding prenyltransferase: MVPFQGKGGKKFVAVFKTWLLEIRPQFLLLVPVCVFSGVAVSLYEGYPFNAVYFVLAFFGALFAHISVNVLNDYFDYKSGIDLKTHRTPFSGGSGILPAGMLRPRNVLLLGLGSLAVTIIIGIYFIYIMPVILPIGLLGVLLVLIYTPYLTRLPGITELVGPGLGFGLMVLGTYVVQTEAYSAAAIAVAFVSGLLIADLLLLNEFPDVEADRFAGRKHLPIILNKGRAANIYCLILVLVYALIAGAVVAEVLPILALLGLATLPLGIKTVKGVLRSHSDRDNLIPVMGMNVQVVLLTPLLMSTGILIWAFTFS, translated from the coding sequence GTGGTACCATTCCAGGGTAAAGGAGGAAAAAAGTTCGTGGCTGTTTTTAAAACCTGGCTATTGGAAATAAGGCCACAGTTCCTGCTACTTGTCCCGGTCTGTGTCTTTTCTGGGGTAGCGGTTTCACTATACGAGGGTTATCCTTTTAACGCCGTGTATTTTGTCTTAGCCTTTTTCGGTGCTCTGTTTGCTCATATAAGCGTCAATGTTCTTAATGACTACTTTGACTATAAGAGTGGGATAGACCTAAAGACACATCGAACCCCCTTCAGTGGTGGTAGCGGCATCCTCCCCGCGGGCATGCTCAGACCAAGGAATGTGCTTCTCCTAGGGTTAGGAAGTTTGGCTGTCACCATTATTATTGGGATATACTTCATTTATATCATGCCGGTAATATTGCCAATAGGGCTTTTAGGGGTATTACTGGTACTTATATATACGCCTTATCTAACCAGATTACCTGGAATAACTGAGCTAGTAGGTCCCGGGTTGGGGTTCGGACTAATGGTGCTGGGCACCTATGTTGTCCAGACCGAGGCTTATAGCGCTGCAGCGATAGCTGTCGCGTTTGTTTCCGGGTTGCTTATCGCGGATTTGCTGCTGCTAAATGAGTTTCCCGATGTGGAGGCTGATAGATTTGCAGGGAGGAAGCACCTACCAATAATATTGAACAAGGGGAGGGCGGCTAATATTTATTGCTTGATATTGGTATTAGTCTATGCTCTAATCGCAGGAGCAGTCGTTGCCGAGGTACTCCCAATATTGGCGCTACTGGGACTGGCAACACTACCGCTGGGAATAAAGACAGTAAAGGGTGTGCTGAGGTCCCACAGTGATAGAGACAACCTTATTCCAGTAATGGGCATGAACGTACAGGTTGTACTTCTAACCCCTCTGTTGATGTCCACTGGCATCCTTATTTGGGCATTTACCTTCAGCTAG
- a CDS encoding lipocalin-like domain-containing protein: protein MLREESTTFGPPQVHLPEDEGAHPKVLFEWWYGNFTLMDSNSRSYGAMVAYFNAALRVLSISDLKEKQFYHEASLSKLYCAQRFLDLRWGSHDRWFHSSPDALFYHLHSHGTEIGLNVDLVSQKPPLLASGDGLIRWPFGSSYYYSLTRIRVKGQIELSGATIDVEGMGWMDHQWMDFIPAAVIRSYEWFSIQLDNNTEIVFWQAIRNNGSIVSRPLTIIFPDNSVFYTKDFLLQRMQSWVSPDSGCEYGILWRVQEDSQALDLEIKAAYPEQEIKIPVALPGFYPAFWEGRTTVSGQLAGRTVSGIGYTELFRPHSSRGEEVR, encoded by the coding sequence TTGCTAAGAGAAGAATCTACGACATTCGGCCCACCTCAAGTTCATCTTCCAGAAGATGAAGGCGCTCACCCCAAGGTACTGTTCGAGTGGTGGTACGGGAATTTCACACTGATGGATTCTAATAGCCGGTCATACGGGGCTATGGTGGCCTATTTTAACGCCGCTCTCAGGGTGTTGTCGATTTCCGACCTTAAGGAAAAGCAGTTTTATCACGAGGCTTCCCTTTCCAAGCTATACTGTGCCCAGAGGTTCCTGGATCTTCGCTGGGGATCGCATGATCGTTGGTTTCACAGTAGCCCGGACGCGCTCTTTTATCACCTCCATTCCCATGGCACAGAGATTGGCCTCAACGTAGATCTGGTTTCACAGAAACCACCTCTCTTGGCCAGTGGCGATGGCCTCATTAGATGGCCCTTCGGGAGTTCCTACTACTACTCGCTAACCAGAATTCGGGTTAAGGGGCAGATCGAACTATCGGGAGCGACGATAGATGTTGAAGGGATGGGCTGGATGGACCATCAGTGGATGGATTTTATACCAGCAGCAGTGATACGAAGCTATGAGTGGTTCTCCATCCAGCTTGATAACAATACCGAGATCGTCTTTTGGCAAGCCATCAGAAACAATGGGTCAATTGTATCGCGTCCCCTGACAATAATATTCCCTGATAACTCGGTCTTCTACACTAAGGATTTCTTATTGCAAAGGATGCAGTCGTGGGTTTCTCCTGATAGCGGCTGTGAGTACGGAATCCTATGGCGAGTTCAGGAGGATTCTCAAGCCCTGGATTTGGAGATCAAGGCGGCATACCCGGAACAGGAGATAAAAATACCTGTGGCCCTCCCGGGGTTCTACCCAGCATTCTGGGAAGGGAGGACGACTGTATCAGGGCAATTAGCTGGCAGGACCGTTTCAGGGATTGGATACACCGAACTCTTCCGGCCTCATAGCAGCCGAGGAGAGGAAGTCCGATAA
- the secG gene encoding preprotein translocase subunit SecG, translating to METYLNSAQIILAIVLVIVFLLQVRGGGLGGIFGQQTGMYRTKRGIEKTIFRFTIALMVIFVIISIFAVRATG from the coding sequence ATGGAGACATATCTCAATAGTGCCCAAATTATATTGGCCATTGTATTGGTAATTGTATTCCTTCTTCAGGTGAGAGGTGGAGGTCTGGGGGGTATCTTCGGGCAGCAGACTGGTATGTACCGTACCAAACGGGGGATCGAAAAAACCATATTCCGCTTCACCATTGCCTTGATGGTGATCTTTGTCATCATCTCGATATTCGCAGTCAGGGCTACAGGTTAG